From a single Nicotiana tomentosiformis chromosome 2, ASM39032v3, whole genome shotgun sequence genomic region:
- the LOC138904494 gene encoding uncharacterized protein, protein MSENLEASNVPSIVPTVSSSLEAPVTESKYPTPPSPNPKQDSQPHTASSPTQSSSGSHQSRKTSNRKRFVATTSPFASPEKMAEGETVEEEENQEVSSLRLEESSEQQAVVRTSDESAMTTPGLDLNVANPIGNTPHVPSEFTLGTIGEPHEGPDPSNQEEPSAPTWDETPCSSKEPQVSTDPAPSPHFYDEPFTIVALEMRSMSEEENGSGNESSVRVIEISNVEVGESGEKVAEESGEKVSEKVYEKSTKKEKSVRK, encoded by the exons ATGTCTGAGAATCTCGAAGCATCAAATGTCCCCAGTATCGTCCCCACTGTATCTTCATCTCTTGAAGCACCAGTGACAGAGTCTAAGTACCCTACGCCACCCAGTCCAAACCCTAAGCAAGATTCTCAACCACACACTGCCTCTTCTCCAACCCAATCAAGTTCTGGTTCTCATCAGAGTCGCAAAACTTCGAATCGCAAGAGGTTTGTGGCTACAACCTCTCCCTTTGCCTCGCCGGAAAAAATGGCTGAGGGAGAAACAGTAGAGGAAGAAGAAAATCAGGAAGTTTCCAGTCTGCGTTTGGAAGAGAGTTCTGAACAACAAGCTGTGGTTCGTACTAGTGATGAATCGGCAATGACAACCCCAGGTCTCGATTTGAATGTTGCAAATCCTATAGGTAATACTCCTCATGTGCCTTCTGAGTTTACTTTGGG TACTATTGGGGAACCACATGAGGGACCTGATCCCTCCAACCAAGAGGAGCCCtctgctcctacttgggatgaaacccCTTGTTCTTCAAAAGAACCCCAGGTCAGTACTGATCCCGCTCCTTCTCCTCATTTCTATGATGAGCCATTTACCATTGTCGCTCTTGAGATGAGATCTATGTCTGAGGAAGAGAATGGG TCTGGGAACGAGTCATCTGTGAGAGTGATAGAGATTAGCAATGTTGAAGTGGGAGAGTCTGGCGAGAAAGTGGCTGAGGAGTCTGGTGAGAAAGTTTCTGAGAAGGTGTATGAGAAATCTACAAAGAAAGAGAAAAGTGTGAGAAAATGA